ACGACGAACACCTCCACGAGACGGTTTCCTCGGCCAGGGAACACGCCCGGGCGATCGCGTCGAAACGGGAGTTGAGCCATCAGTGGCAATCGCTCTTGGAGGTCACCCCTACGGAATTGTCGCCGGACATCAGCAACCGACTCGTCGAAGCAGTGCAGAACTGTGGACACACGTACCGACGGATGCTATCGGGCGCGGGGCACGACGCGATGAACGTCGCCGCCGTCGCTCCTGCCGGCATGCTGTTCGTTCCGAGTAGAGACGGCATCAGCCACAGCCCCGAGGAGTACACGTCGCCCGAGGACGTCTACATGGGAACTCGGGTCCTCGAGGCGGCGTTGCGCGAGTTGACGAGGAGCGGGTAACTGTCGGCGGTCGCCCGCGGCGGCGGATCGGTGGACGCTACGGAACGAGTACGATTTTCCCGGCGAAGCTATCCTCGACGACGGCGCGCTGGGCCTCGGCACCGTCGTCGAGATCGTACGTCCGAGCGATGTTGACGGTCAATCGATCGGCGTCGAGGAGGCGAGCGAGTCGCTCGAGCACCTCATCGATGTTCGGTTCGTTGAACATGTCCATCGGCTGGATAGTGAGATCCTTTCCGATGGCTGCGGTGAGGTCCTGGATAACGGGTGAGTCGTAGTTACCGCCGATCGCGACGACCGTTCCCCCGTACGCGGAGACGTCGATGTCGAACTGCATGTACTCGCCGAGCATGTGATCGAGGACGACGTCGACGCCGCGCTCGGACGACTCGATCACTGCGTCCTGAAGGCCTCTCTGATCGTACTCTAGTACGACGTCGGCACCTAGACGCTCGACTATCGGCCTGTAATCGTCTGACGTGGTGGCTATGACGGTCGCACCGATGGTGGCAGCGAGCTGGACGGCGATGTGGCCGACCCCGCCACTTCCCCCGTGGATCAGGCAGGTCTGCCCAGGTTCGAGTTCACCGAAGTGAAAGAGTGCGCGCCACGCAGTGATGCCGACGAGACCGAGACCTGCTCCGATTTCGAACGATACTCCGTCAGGGAGTCGGGCCAGGCGGTCCTCGCGAGCGACGACGAACTCGGCGTAGGTCCCCTGACGGTCGCCACGAGCGCCGCTGACGTTCAGGTGTGGGATCGTCCCGAAGACTCGATCGCCGACATCGAATCGGGTGACGCGCTCACCGACCATTTCGACGACACCTGCCACGTCGGATCCGGGGATGAGCGGGAGTTCATCCCCCCAGAGCCCCTGCCGCCGCAACGTGTCGCACGGATTGACGCCGATGGCACGAGTCTCGACGAGTACTTCGTCGGCATCCGGCGTGAGCTGCTCTACATCTTCGAGTTCGAGGACGCTCGGGTCACCAAACTCGTGGTACCGAATGGCACGCATATGTGTAGACAGACGGCGAACGGACTTAGCGTTACGTGTCCAGAGGTCGCGGTGAATACGGACGACCCTCCGTTCGATCAGAGACTCCCGCTCGTCGCCGGAGATATCCGTTCGATAATATCGAACGGTCGTCTCTGCGGGATCGGGCGTATTCCCTCGAGAGAAGCCGATTCGTAACAGGACGCTGTCGCGATAGGACGGGAACAACTAATACACAGTGGGCACGAGTGGGTTTACCATGGAAACGAAGCGCACCATCAAGTCGGTCGAAACGATGTTCGATATACTCGAACTTCTACGAACTCAGAACGGCGCTCGACTGACCGACGTCGCAGACGAGTTAGGGATGGCGAAAAGTACCGTTCATCAGTACCTTACCACACTCGAGGTACGCGAGTTCGTGGTCAGGGAGGGGGACGAGTACCACGTCGGGTTGCGATTTCTGGATTACGGGGAGTTCGCGCGAAGTCGCAACCCGGTCTACGACCTGGCGAAAGAATCGGTGAGAGAGCTCGCCGAGCTGACCGAGGAGCGGGCGCAGTTCGTCATTGAGGAGCACGGGAGGGGCGTGTACGTCTACATGGCGGTCGGCGATCGAGCGGTCAAAACCGACTCTCGTATCGGCAAGCGGGTGTTCCTTCACGCCACTGCCGCCGGGAAAGCGATCCTCGCTCATCTTCCGGACCGACGGATCCGTGAGGTGTTCGACGCCCCCGGCTTGGAACCCGTAACGGAACACACGGTCGTCGACCCTGACGAACTCCGCGAGGAACTCGAGGAGATCCGCGACCGCGGTGTCGCCTACAACAATCAAGAGGACACGTTGCGACTGCGCGCGGTCGGTGTTCCGGTGATGGATGCGGACGGAACCGTTCTCGGGGCACTGAGCGTGTCCGGACCCACACACCGGTTCAAGGGTGAGGTTCTCGAGCGGGAGATCCCCGATCTCCTGCTCGGCATAGCCAACGAACTCGAACTCAACATCGAGTACATGTGAGGTGAACCCGCACCGTACGTGATAGAGGTTTTCATTATCTTACCACGCTACGGGAGTCTTCCGATTGATGGGTGCGGCAAATTCGCACGATTCGGCTCGTACTGTACCTGCTCGGTCGTCCTCGGACTGCGTTATCGCCCGATAAATGTAGTACATTTCAGAACAGATTGCAAAGATTTATTTCGACAATATCGAACTCCTATTTCTATTCCATTCGAATACCCGCCTCGCCTCGCCGACGGCCCGGACGATCTCCTCGCGTCTCCGCCGATAAGTTATCCCTCGTAAGACTATCCGTCGTTCCGTCGCCAGACTGACGATCGCGACCATCTCTGTGAAGGCGCTGTAATCGGTACTGTAGAGCATTGACGGTCGGATACGGTAAGACAGTCGCCCCCATCTAACGGATGGAATAACATTAGTATAGATGTTACGCAAATTCGTTCCCGTCTGGTTTCTATGGGGGCAGGTAGAATAGCTTGTCGTAGACAAAAGACGCTGTATCTGTGACGTTACGTGTTTCGGGTGAATCCTGGCCAGAGCGCCGTCGTGGGGCTGGTGTCGTCCGGCGTCCATCTACTCACACGTGCCGGTTCGGCTACCTGCTCGGCACCGGAGGGATGGGGTTCAAACAGCCCGGGATCTGCGTTGTGGGCAGTGGCGCACAGGCAGTAATCACGCTCTTCTACCCTCTCACCAGCCCCGGACCACGCCGGTTACCAGCGGCATTTCGCGTTAGAAGTCGTTGCTCTATCTATGAAACCGCTCGATCGAGCAACCACGCGCTCGAGGCCATGGGCAGAGACATCGCATGTGACCACAAATAAACCTAGATAACGGTGGTGTTTCAACATATGTCCAATCATATTAGGGATTGGATTGATTATTAACCACGGTAGATCACATGGCGTCGGGCGATCTCGCGTATACGAAGAGAGGGTGAATCGATATGGCCCTCCTCTGCGCGCCGGTGAGCCCTCCTACAATGCCACTTGTCAGCCTCGTATCGATCTTTCGTCTCCCAGATCCGGTCGTAATTCCTGTAGTAGCTCATCGGTTTACCGCTCCGTTAAAACAGCGTATTCATCTACTCACCGAGCAATTAGTAATAAGTTTACTACTGGCTTTGTACGCTCACGTGGCGCAGTGGGAAGATCCCTGGGGGCCACGAACCTCGAAGAGCGTCGCATGGCTTCGCCCGTATACGAACCACATCGGTAGAGCGAACGCTCATCGTTTCACTGAGGTCGCTTGACCACGATGCATCTTCGAGGACTCCATACCGTGTTGCCACACACTCACGGCGATACGGAATCGGCTCGCACAGCGTGAAAATACTGCTGTCTGAGTAGTGGCTCCAGATGTATCCGTGTTCTCGCCTGGAAGGACGAGTCGACTGGCAGCGCGGAACGAGTTCGCTCGAACCAACCCGGGGCTGATAATGCTACTTGTCGTAGGTGACGATCGGGTCGAGTTCCGCCGAATCAGGGTTCTCGAACGCCGCTCGCGCGATGGTGCGTTTGTGGACCTCGTCGGCCCCGTCGACGATGCGGAACTGTCGGACGGTCTCGTAGAAATCGGCGATCGGGAGGTCTCTCGTCATCCCGTTGGCCCCGCAGAACTGGAGCGCGTCGTCGATGGCGGCCTGCGTGACGTTCGCCGCGAACACCTTCGCCATCGACACCTCGATGCGTGCCTCGTGTCCGGCGGCGATACGGTCGGCGGCGGTCCGAACGAGCGAGCGGGCGGCTCCGATCTGCGCGTAGTGTTGGGCGATCCGATGGCGCGGGTCCTGCTTGTCCGCCAGCGACGACCCAAATCCCTCCCGTTCGGAGAGGTAGGCGACCGTGATGTCCAGCGCCCGCTCGGCCATTCCCGAAAAGCGCATGCAGTGGGTCAAGCGGGCCGGACCGAGTCGTTCCTGAACGTGTTTGAACCCCATCCCCTCGGTGCCGAGCAGGTGTTCCTCGGGCACGCGTACGTCGTTGTACTTGATCTCGGCGTGACCCTTTCCGACGAGTTCGCTGCCGAGGTGGGGGATGTTGCGCACGATTTCGACGCCATTGGCCTCTGCGGGAACGATGAACACCGAACAGGCCTCGTAGGGATGGGCGTCCAGGTCCGTCCGGGCGAACACCAGCAGGAAGTCGGCTCGGAGACCCTGCGTGGTGTACCACTTGTGGCCGTCGATGACCCACTCGTCGCCGTCCCGCTCGGCAGTCGTCCGTATCATCTTCGGGTCCGAGCCTGCGCCCTGCATCGGTTCGGTCATCGAGAAGGCAGACTTGACATTACCCGCGACCAGTGGGTCGAGGTACTGCTCTTTCTGGAGGTCGTTCCCCTGTAGTTCCAGCAGGTGCATGTTCCCCTCGTCTGGGGCGTCGATCTGCATCGCCACCGGTCCGAGCAGCGACCGGCCGGCCTGCTCGAAGACGGGGAGCGCGTCGCGGAAGTCGACCCCCATTCCGCCGTGTTCCTCGCCGATCTGCGGGCAGTAGACGCCGTACTCGCGGGCCGCCTCACGGAGGTCGGTGACCGTCCCCTCGGAGATCGTCGTCCCGCCCGTGAGTTCGCGCTCTCTCGGGAGGACTACCTCCTCCATTAACGCCTCCGCTCGCTCCGTTAGATCCCGCGCTTCCCTCGAATCGTTAAACGATATCACATCTCACGATTCAGGCACGTGGATAGTAAAGCCTACCGATACCTCGCTCAGGGAGGTCGACGTAGCACCGGACCCAGTTAAACGAGACGAAATGCCGACGCGCGTTGGCATTTCGGCGAGGACTCATCCTCCACCGATGATCTGCATCAGTTCCTCGTCCTCCTCGATCGAGCCCGGATCGTCCGTCTCGGCGATGATCTCGCCTCGTTCGATGACGTACAGCCGATCGACGACGCCCTGGACGTGGCTCAACTGAGATTCGGCGACGAACACCGACGCGCCGAGTTCGCTTCGAATGAGCCCGATGCTCTCGCGCAGGTCCTTCTTGATGCTGGGTGCGAGGCCCTCGAACGGCTCGTCGAGGAGCACGAGATCGGGCTGGGAGACGAGGGCGCGCGAGACCGCGACCATCTGCTGTTGACCGCCGGAGAGCTTCCCCGCGTCCCGGTCGAGGAACGCCTCCATCGCGGGAAAGACGTCGAGGACCATCGCGAGACGCTCGCCGGTGTCGATGTCGGACTCGTCGTCCGACCCCCACAGCGCCATCTCGATGTTCTCGCGGGCCGTCAGCTTCGAGATCAACTGTCGATCCTCCGGCGCGAACCCGATCCCGAGTCGCTTCCGTCTGTACGTCTCGTAGGTGGTGATGTCCTCGCCGCGGAACGTGACCGACCCGTGGTCGAGATCCCGGAGCCCCATCACCGTCCTGAACGTCGACGTCTTGCCCGCGCCGTTCCGTCCGACGATGGCGACGCTCTCCGCCTCGTCCACGTCGACGTGGACGTTTCGAAGGACCGAAACGTCCTCGATCGTCGCCTCGATGTCGTCGAGTTCGAGCAGCATCATTCCTCACCTCGGATTCGACGCTTCACCGTGGAGTCTTTGAGGACCTCCTCCGGCGTGCCGTCGACGAGCTTCCGTCCCTGGTCCATCGCGAGTACTCGTTCGGCGTACTGGGCGATGAGTTCCATGTCGTGTTCGATGAACAGAACTGCCGAGTCGGTCGTCTCGAAGTACTCCTGCAGCCGGTTCATGATCTCGTGTTTGTTGTCGGTGGCGACCCCGCTGGTCGGCTCGTCGAGGATGAGCAGCTTCGGCCGCATCGCGACGCTCATGCAGACGTCGAGGATCTTCTTGTCACCGTGGGGGATCGTCTCCGCCTTCGAGTTCCGGCGGTCGGCGAGGCCGAACCGCTCGAGCAACTCGATCGCCTCCGCCCGGCTCTCGTCCTCCCAGAGGAGCACGGAGAACATGGAGTTGTTCCGTCGCTCGCGAGAGAGTACCGCAGAACGAACGTTCTCTACCAGCGTTAGGTCGTTACACACCTGAGGGAGCTGGAACGACCGGACGAGTCCGCGCCTCGCGCGGTCGTGGACTGGGGCGTCGCCGAGCGTCTCGCCGGCGAAGATCACCTCGCCGTCCGTCGCTTCGAGAACGCCGGTAAGCAGGTTCACGAACGTCGTCTTCCCGGCCCCGTTCGGGCCGATGATACCGACGATCTCGCCGCGCCGTATCTCGAAATCCATCTGGTCGACGGCCGTGAGTTCACCGAACTTCTTGGTCAGTCCCCGCGTCTCGAGGACCGTCATTCTCGTTTCCTCCCTTCCATCAGTTCGCTCGCTTTCCGTCGAATCCGTCCAGTGATTCCCGCCACTCCGCCCGGTTCGAACACGATGATGAGAAACAGGATCAGTCCCATTACGAAGTGCCAGTACTCGGTGAACTGCTGGGCCTCCGAACGGATGAGGATGAACGCTCCCGCGCCCGCGATCGGCCCGAAGAACGACCCGATGCCGCCGAGGACAGCCATGAATGCCAGCTCGCCGGACTGGGACCAGTGGAGTACCGACCCCGGCGTGATGTGTCCATTGAGGAAGGCGTACATCGCACCGCCGACCCCGGTAAAGATACCCGAGACGATCGTCGCGTACCAACGGTACCGCACGACCGGAATCCCGATGGCACGGGCTCGGTCGGGACTGTCCCGAATCGTCTTGAGCGTCAGCCCGAACGGGGAGTTCATGAACACCCACATCAGCGCTATCGAGGCCAGAAACGACAGCAGGACGACGTAGTAGAGGACGCCCTGGAGGTAGCCGCTGTACCCCCAGACCGCGACGTAGTCGATACCGGCGACGGTCGGCGATGCGATCGGAACCCCGTCCGTCCCGCCGGTGTAGGTGTACAGTTTCACCGTAACGACGTACAGGAGGAAGCTCAGCGCGAGCATCAGCAGCGCGTAGTACACCTCGGTGTGCCTGACCGAGATGTACCCGATGACGACCGCCAACACGGCCGCCGCGAGGATTCCGATCGGGAGCAACACGAACAGTTCGCGAATCTCCGTGTACCGGAGAACCAGACCGATCGCGTACGCCGACCCGCCGAAGAATGCAGCGTGACCGAACGACAGCAGTCCGGTGTAGCCGAGGAGTACGTTGAACGCGACCGCGGCGATCGCGAACGCGAGTATCTGCGCCGTCAGGAAGACCTCGAACTGTCCCGTGACAGGGAGGTACGGCAGTACCAAAGCGAGCGCGACGAGGCAGGCGGTCACGAGGCCGAAGGGGGTCGTGAACCCGTCTCGAACGACGCCCGCGATTCCGGTGTCGGTGTCCTGGCTCATGCTTTGATGTCTCCGTACAGACCGGTCGGTTTGATCAACATCACGGCGGCCATCAGCAGGAACACGATCGCCAGCGCCAGTTGCGGAACGTAGTAGGTACCGAACGCCCGCATGAAGCCGATGAGCAGGGACGCCGCGATCGCCCCTTTCAGACTACCGAGTCCACCGATGACCAGCACCGCGAACGCCAGGATGACGAACTGGAGCGAGAGTCCGGTAGTCATGGACGCGTTCGGCAGGTACAGCGCGCCGCCCAGCCCCGCCAGCGCGACGCCGATGACGTACACCTTGAGGTGGACCGACCGCGTGTCGATGCCGGTGACCCCCACGATCTCGGCGTCTTCGGCCATCGCCAGCGTGATCTTGCCCAGGCGCGTCTCCTCGAAGAAGTAATAGAGGGTGACGGCTACCACGGCGGTTACGGCCGTCGCGAAGATCGGCCACAGCGGATAGGTGAAGCCGAACAGCGTGACGCCGCCGAGGAGGTCAGACGGTGCCGTCGCGCTCACCGGCTGACCGCCCCAGACGAACTTCATCCCGTCTTCCAGCATCAGGATGACGCCGAACGTCGCCAGCAGCTGGTAGTCGTCCTCGAGACCGTATATCGGCCTGAACATCGTCCGTTCCATCGTGAGTCCGACGATCGAGACGATCGCCGGAACAACGACGAGTAACCCGACGAGGAGTGCGACGAGCAGCACGCCACCGCCGACGGATCCGCCGAGCGCGCCGACGATTCGCGTGATGATCGTCGCGGACACGTAGGCACCGAGGACCAGAAACGCGGCGTGGGCGAGGTTCAGGAAGTTGAGCATCCCGTAGATTATCGAGAGACCGGTTCCGAGCAGGAACAGCACCGCCGCTAGGAACAGCGCGTTCAGGACGATCGGCAGCTGCTGTGTGAGTAGTTCGGTGACCATCGCCGGATCAGATGCTGTTGAGCCACTCGCCGGTCGTCTTGTTGACGGGCGGGTTCACCTCCTCCTTGGCGATCCAGACGGGATCTCGCAGCGAGATGTTCTCACCGCCGGTGTCCGAGAACCCCCAGAACGACGGTTCGACCGCGTTGTGACTCCCTCTGGGAACGCTGAGGAAGCCGCTGGCCGTGTCGAAGCCGATGCCTTCCATCGACTGGACCCACGCGTCCTTGTCGGGATACTCCCCGCTGAGCTTGTAGGCCCGCTCGACGGAGTGGACGTACGCGTACAGCGCCTGCCAGGCGTGAAAGGCACCGTGTGCGTACGGCGACGCGTTGTACCGTTTCTCGAAGCTGGCGACGAACTCCTCGTGGAGGGAGTTCCACCCCAGAATACCGTACGGGAAGTGTGGACCACGGGCCCCGAAGAGGAGGCCGTCCGGGACCTGATCCGGCGCGTCGGCGAAGATGTGCGTTCCGCCGCTGAAACAGGGGAGCGTGTCGTCGAACAGGCCTCGGCCGTTGGCCTGCGTTATGAAGTTCACCAGGTCACCCCCCCAGAGGCTGGAGAAGAGGAAGTCGGGGTTGCTGTCGTTGAGGGCAGTGATCGTCGAACTGAAGTCCTCGTTAGGGAATGGTGTGAACCGCGACTCGACGACCTTGACGTCGATGCTGAACGCCTCGATGGCCTTCGTGAACAGGTTCCAGTTGTTCCGGCCGTAGGCGTAGTCCTGGTTGACGCCGGCGACGGTCTTGACGTCTGGGAGCGCGTTCTTCAGGACTAACGCCGCGCCGACGGCGTCGGTCGAACTGCTCGCACACGTCCGGAACACGTACTTCGGGTCGGTGACTGCGCTGTCGAACAACTCCGTCGTCCCCGTGTCCCAGATGATCGTCGGCTGGCCGAGTTCTTCGGCGATCGGTCCCACCGTGAGGGCGTTCGCACTGGAGATGAACCCGACGATGACGTCATAGTTCTCCTGGGTGGCCAGTCGACGGTACAGTTGCGCGACGTTCTCGTTGTTCTCGTCGTGCTCGTCCATCTCGATCTTCTGCTTACCGAGGATCCCGCCGTTGCCGTTGATCTTGTCGACGATCATACGCGCCGCCTGCATCATCGGCTTGCCGAAGACGGCCGCCGGCCCGGAGGTGAATCCTACGCACGCCATCCGTAGCGGTTCGCTGGGTATCTCACCGCCGCCGCCGCCTCCACCGTCACCGCCCGTGTCTCCCGCCGGGTTGGAACAGCCCGCCATCGACGCTGCGATCGTCGCGGCACCGGCCCCCTTCAGGAACGTCCGTCGGTCGACGGGAGGGTCGAGAGGAGGGATTCCCCGCTTCACTATGTCGCCATCCGGCTTGAGCGATGGTCGCATAAAACATGGCTATGGTAGTATCGTTAATAAATGTTCCTTATGCTGAATTTACACGATCCGTGACAGCTCGATGAACCGAGCGTCAGCCGAATTCTATCGCCGAGCGGCCGGCTCGTGGACGGATGACGACGGTTCGTAGGGTGTCGGCGTCATCCCATCGTTCTCTCCCGCTCCTCGAGTGACGTCCGACGAACTTTCCCAGAGGTCGTCTTCGGGAGTTCGTCAATGAACTCGATGGCACGGGGGTACTCGTACTCGGCGAGACGATTCCGTACGTCCCGTCTGAGCCTCGCTTTGATGTCCTCGCTCGGTTCGTATCCCTCCGCGAGGACGACGAACGCCTTCGGCACCTCCCCGCGCTCGTCGTCGGGGATCCCGATGACGCCCGCGGCGGCGACCGCATCGTGAGTCGCCAGCGCCTCCTCGATCTCGACGGGACCGATGCGGTAGCCCGCACTGATGATGACCGTGTCCTTTCGGCTGTGAAACTCCACGTACCCCTCTTCGTCCATCGTACCGAGGTCTTCGGTGAGTAGCCATCCGTTTCGGACTTTTGTCGCCGTCTTCTCCGGCTTGTTCCAATACTCCTTGAAGCACACCGGGTTTCCCTCGTAGCGAACCGCGATCTCTCCGGTCTCGCCGGGGGCGACGGTCGGTTCCGCCGTCTGCGGATCGACGATCTCGAGGTCGTGACCCGGCGCTCGCCGGCCGATTTTCCCCTCACTGGATTCGACGAGCTTCGTGCAGTCTCCCGCGACCATGTTCGCTTCCGTCTGTCCGTACGCCTCGTGGACGACCGCACCCCCGAAGACGTCCTCGGCCCAGTCGACGATGCTCTGACCGAGTGACTCGCCACCGCTGGGGATACACCGGACACTGGAGACGTTCCACCGATCGGGGGCCTCCAGTTGCTCCATCATCCGCAGCGCCGTCGGTGGCGCGAAGTAATTCGTCACGTCGTACCGCTCGATGATCTCCATCGCCGTCTCCGGATCGAATTTCTCGTCGGCCGTGTAGGCGACGACGGGCTGACCGTAGAACAGCCCGGGGAAGACGACGTCGAACAGCGTCGCGACCCACGCCCACTCCGACGGCGTCCAGAACACGTCGCTATCGTGCAGTTCCAGATTACAGAATCCAGTGATGAACAGCGGGAGGGTCCCGAACAGGACCCGGTGGGCGTGCAGGACGCCTTTCGGGTCGCCGGTCGTCCCAGACGTGTAGATGATGATCGCGTCGTCCTCCGCGTCGGTCTGGACAGTCTCGAACGTCGAGGCGTGTGATCCAACCACGTCGTCGAAGGTCGCTTCGTCGCCCTCTGACGTGACGTCGCCGACGGCTACGATGGTTTCCAGCGACGGAACGTTATCGACGACTGTCCGAAGCGTGTCGACGTTGGACTCGTCCACGACGCACGCGCGTGCGCTCGCGTCGTCGAGCCGATACTCGAGAGCGTCGGTTCCGAACAGCGTACTCAGTGGGACGGAGACGGCCCCCACCTTCCAGGCAGCGACGTGCGCGACGACCGTTTCAGGACGCTGACGCGTGTTTATCCCGACACGGTCACCGCGTTCGACCCCTTGGTCCCGGAGGTAATTCGCGACCGCGTTGGCCGTCTCGCGGAGTTCCGAGAACGTATATGTCTCCTGCCCTCCGGCCCCATCGTCGGCGTAGAGCGCGACGCGGTCGCCGTCCTCGGTCGCCCAGCGGTCGCAGACGTACGTCGCCATGTTGAACGACGCCGGGACCTCCCACTCGAAGGCGTCGAGCAACTCGTCGTACGAGTCCCACTCCCGCTCGTAGAAGTGGTACGCGTCGATTCGAGATCGTTCCGGCATGCGTTAGCCAATGACGATCCGGATTATACAACTTCCGGTGACGCTTCCGCGGTACCGACGACGACCGTCGCCGACGTCACGGCGTAAGTATAAGTACCTGACCGGGTATTCTCGTTCAGAGGGTCATGCGAGCATCAGTCATACCCGAGACTGGCGGACCGGAGGTCGTGACGGTGAAGGACGTTCCAGTTCCCGACGTCGGTGACGACGACGTCCTGGTCGAGGTGAAGGCCAGCGCCGTCAATCACACCGATATCTGGATACGCCGCGGCTACGAGGGCGACCCGCCGATCGTCACCGGGATCGACGTCGCAGGTGAGATTGCCGAGGTCGGTGCGGACGTCGACGACTTCGCGCCCGGCGATCGCGTGGTACTGTACTGGAACACGACGTACTGCGGCGAGTGCGAGTTCTGCAACGACGGCGAGACGACGATGTGTCGCGACTACGGCGGCCTGGGCGTCAAACGCGACGGGGGGCACGCCGAGTACGTCGCCGTCGAGGCGAAGCACGCGGTTGAACTCCCCGACGGCGTCTCGTTCGAGAAGGCCGCCGCGGCCCCCTCGAACTTCGGGACCGCGTGGCGCGGGCTGCTCACCCGGGCCGGCGTCGGCCCGAGCGACGAGGTGCTCGTCCTCGGCGCGAGCGGTGGCGTCGGCCACGGGGCCGTCCAGATCGCTGCACACGCCGGGGCGACGGTCTACGCCGCCAGTTCCTCGGAGGAGAAGGCCGAACGGCTCCGCGATCTCGGTGCGGAGTACGTTATCGACTATACCGAGACGGACATCGACGACGCGATCGCGGACCTCACCGGTCGCCGCGGCGTCGACGTCGTCTTCGAGTCGGTCGGCGGCGAGACCTACGAACGGGCGGTGCGAAGCCTCGCCCGTGGCGGCCGACTGGTTACCATCGGCGCGACGACCGGCGACGCCGATCAGGCGATGCTCCCGCACGTGTTCTGGAAACAGCTCGAAGTAATCGGCGCGACCGGTGCGACGATGGGCGAGTTCGAGGATATGCTTGAGGCGTTCTTCGACGGCGACGTCGAACCGATCGTCGACTCGGTCATCTCGCTCGACGAGATACCGGCGGCCCACGAGCGACTGTCGAGAGGCGACGGATTCGGAACGATCGTCGTGAGGCCGTAGTCGATGCCGAATCGGACGCTAGACCGACTGGTTGATCGCGTCGGCGACACCGTCGAGTCGGTCGATGGACTGACGGTCGAGGCCGGTAAGGTCGCCGAGTTCGCGGCCGCGGTCGGCGACGATGATCCCGCGTTCCGCGACCCAGATGCCGCGACCGGCCGCGGGTTCGACCGGCGACCCGCACCGCCCACGTTCACCCGGTCGGCGATGTTCCCGCGATACCGTCCCGACGGCGTCGGTCGCCTCGGGTTCGACCTCGGGTTCGACATCCGGTACGAACTCCACGGCGAGCAGGCCTATGAGTTCGCGCGACCGGTGTTCGTCGGCGACACGCTGTCGGGGACGACGACGTTGACCGACGCGTACGAACGCGAGGGACGACAGGGCGGGACCATGACCTTCGCCGTCCTGGAGACCGAGTACGTCGACGAGAGCGGGGCGTTGGTCGTCACGGAGCGG
The Halomarina pelagica DNA segment above includes these coding regions:
- a CDS encoding ABC transporter substrate-binding protein encodes the protein MRPSLKPDGDIVKRGIPPLDPPVDRRTFLKGAGAATIAASMAGCSNPAGDTGGDGGGGGGGEIPSEPLRMACVGFTSGPAAVFGKPMMQAARMIVDKINGNGGILGKQKIEMDEHDENNENVAQLYRRLATQENYDVIVGFISSANALTVGPIAEELGQPTIIWDTGTTELFDSAVTDPKYVFRTCASSSTDAVGAALVLKNALPDVKTVAGVNQDYAYGRNNWNLFTKAIEAFSIDVKVVESRFTPFPNEDFSSTITALNDSNPDFLFSSLWGGDLVNFITQANGRGLFDDTLPCFSGGTHIFADAPDQVPDGLLFGARGPHFPYGILGWNSLHEEFVASFEKRYNASPYAHGAFHAWQALYAYVHSVERAYKLSGEYPDKDAWVQSMEGIGFDTASGFLSVPRGSHNAVEPSFWGFSDTGGENISLRDPVWIAKEEVNPPVNKTTGEWLNSI
- a CDS encoding acyl-CoA synthetase, which encodes MPERSRIDAYHFYEREWDSYDELLDAFEWEVPASFNMATYVCDRWATEDGDRVALYADDGAGGQETYTFSELRETANAVANYLRDQGVERGDRVGINTRQRPETVVAHVAAWKVGAVSVPLSTLFGTDALEYRLDDASARACVVDESNVDTLRTVVDNVPSLETIVAVGDVTSEGDEATFDDVVGSHASTFETVQTDAEDDAIIIYTSGTTGDPKGVLHAHRVLFGTLPLFITGFCNLELHDSDVFWTPSEWAWVATLFDVVFPGLFYGQPVVAYTADEKFDPETAMEIIERYDVTNYFAPPTALRMMEQLEAPDRWNVSSVRCIPSGGESLGQSIVDWAEDVFGGAVVHEAYGQTEANMVAGDCTKLVESSEGKIGRRAPGHDLEIVDPQTAEPTVAPGETGEIAVRYEGNPVCFKEYWNKPEKTATKVRNGWLLTEDLGTMDEEGYVEFHSRKDTVIISAGYRIGPVEIEEALATHDAVAAAGVIGIPDDERGEVPKAFVVLAEGYEPSEDIKARLRRDVRNRLAEYEYPRAIEFIDELPKTTSGKVRRTSLEERERTMG
- a CDS encoding zinc-binding dehydrogenase, translating into MKDVPVPDVGDDDVLVEVKASAVNHTDIWIRRGYEGDPPIVTGIDVAGEIAEVGADVDDFAPGDRVVLYWNTTYCGECEFCNDGETTMCRDYGGLGVKRDGGHAEYVAVEAKHAVELPDGVSFEKAAAAPSNFGTAWRGLLTRAGVGPSDEVLVLGASGGVGHGAVQIAAHAGATVYAASSSEEKAERLRDLGAEYVIDYTETDIDDAIADLTGRRGVDVVFESVGGETYERAVRSLARGGRLVTIGATTGDADQAMLPHVFWKQLEVIGATGATMGEFEDMLEAFFDGDVEPIVDSVISLDEIPAAHERLSRGDGFGTIVVRP